The following are from one region of the Paenibacillus protaetiae genome:
- a CDS encoding lipoate--protein ligase has product MRFIDNNHITDPTLNLALEEYILRSLPDDDDYLLFYINEPSIIIGKNQNTVEEINAEYVEENGIHVVRRLSGGGAVYHDLGNLNFSFIMKDDGKSFHNFQKFTEPVAAALRKLGVDAELSGRNDLQVGERKISGNAQFSTRGKMFSHGTLLFDSEIDNVVSALKVNKEKYISKATKSIRSRVANIAEFLKEPMTIEQFRQYLLDTIFENQTPIPTYELSEQDWANVRKLADERYRNWDWNYGRSPAFNVRQTKRIEGAGTFDVRLQVEEGKIVEAAIYGDFFGRGESAEFADKLVGLRYDANELRNLLSSVDLSYYFGPVTEEEWLTLLI; this is encoded by the coding sequence ATGCGATTTATCGACAATAACCATATAACGGATCCGACTTTAAATCTGGCGCTGGAAGAGTACATATTGCGCTCGCTGCCTGATGATGACGACTATCTGCTGTTTTATATTAATGAACCGTCGATCATTATCGGCAAAAACCAGAATACGGTCGAAGAAATTAACGCGGAGTATGTAGAAGAGAACGGTATTCATGTCGTACGCAGGTTGTCCGGCGGCGGCGCCGTATACCATGATCTCGGCAATCTTAACTTTAGTTTCATTATGAAAGACGACGGCAAGTCGTTTCATAACTTCCAGAAGTTTACCGAGCCGGTGGCTGCGGCGCTTCGGAAGCTGGGGGTTGATGCGGAGCTGTCCGGACGGAACGATCTCCAGGTCGGCGAGCGTAAAATTTCCGGCAATGCGCAATTTTCAACCCGGGGCAAAATGTTCAGCCACGGCACACTCTTGTTCGATTCGGAAATTGATAATGTTGTCTCCGCACTCAAAGTTAATAAAGAAAAATATATCTCGAAAGCAACCAAATCGATTCGCAGCCGCGTTGCCAATATTGCAGAGTTTCTAAAAGAGCCGATGACCATCGAGCAGTTCAGGCAATATTTGCTGGATACCATTTTTGAAAATCAGACTCCGATTCCAACCTATGAGCTAAGCGAGCAGGATTGGGCGAATGTGCGGAAGCTTGCGGACGAGCGCTACCGGAACTGGGATTGGAACTACGGCCGTTCGCCTGCCTTCAATGTCCGCCAAACCAAACGGATTGAAGGCGCCGGCACCTTTGATGTGCGACTGCAGGTTGAGGAAGGAAAAATCGTGGAGGCTGCCATTTACGGCGATTTCTTCGGGCGGGGCGAAAGCGCGGAGTTTGCGGACAAGCTTGTAGGTCTCCGGTACGACGCCAACGAGCTGCGAAACTTGTTGTCTTCGGTTGACCTGTCTTATTATTTTGGGCCGGTTACCGAAGAAGAATGGCTTACGCTGCTTATTTAA